From the Microbacterium sp. W4I4 genome, one window contains:
- a CDS encoding cysteine desulfurase family protein gives MLYLDHAATSPVRPEALEAMRPYLTDVFGNPSSHHTAGEAAARALQDARERVAVALGVRPADVIFTSGGTEANNLAVKGVVLGALQVDPARRHLITTPLEHESVLESADHLRRLHGMDVTLLPVDQQGLLHPDDLGAALRDDTALVSFAHANNEIGTVQDVTSLAAVARARHVPVHVDAVQSAGWLDLRTLGADAAVSAISIAGHKLGAPKGIGALAVRSRVPLEPLMHGGGQENGRRSGTENVAGAVALAVALELAEREREQRVADVATNTAEFIDGVLHAVPEAALTGSPDRRLPNLASFTFAGTSGEAILLELERRGVVSSSGSACAAGSDEASHVLVACGIAPEIAQTSVRFTFGRTPLPRGSGGQLAALVASAVAAVTRS, from the coding sequence GTGCTCTATCTGGATCACGCCGCGACCTCGCCGGTGCGTCCGGAGGCGCTCGAGGCGATGCGCCCCTACCTGACGGACGTGTTCGGCAACCCGTCGAGCCATCACACGGCGGGCGAGGCTGCGGCCCGGGCGCTGCAGGATGCGCGGGAGCGCGTCGCCGTGGCACTGGGCGTGCGTCCCGCCGACGTCATCTTCACGTCCGGCGGCACCGAGGCGAACAATCTGGCGGTGAAGGGCGTCGTGCTGGGCGCCCTGCAGGTCGATCCCGCGCGCCGTCACCTGATCACGACACCCCTCGAGCACGAGTCCGTACTCGAGTCCGCGGATCATCTGCGCCGACTGCACGGCATGGACGTGACGCTGCTCCCTGTCGACCAGCAGGGCCTGCTGCATCCGGATGACCTGGGGGCGGCACTCCGCGACGACACCGCGCTGGTCAGCTTCGCGCACGCGAACAACGAGATCGGCACGGTGCAGGATGTCACGTCGCTGGCGGCCGTCGCCCGTGCGCGGCATGTGCCGGTGCACGTGGATGCCGTGCAGTCTGCCGGCTGGCTGGATCTGCGGACACTGGGGGCGGATGCCGCGGTCTCGGCGATCTCGATCGCCGGCCACAAGCTCGGCGCACCCAAGGGCATCGGTGCGCTGGCGGTGCGCTCACGGGTGCCCCTCGAACCCCTGATGCACGGCGGCGGGCAGGAGAACGGCCGCCGCAGCGGCACCGAGAACGTCGCCGGCGCCGTCGCCCTGGCGGTGGCCCTGGAACTTGCCGAGCGAGAGCGCGAGCAGCGCGTCGCCGACGTCGCGACGAATACGGCGGAGTTCATCGACGGCGTCCTGCATGCGGTGCCGGAGGCGGCGCTGACGGGTTCACCTGATCGCCGCCTGCCGAATCTGGCGAGCTTCACCTTCGCCGGCACGAGCGGCGAGGCGATCCTGCTCGAGCTCGAGCGCCGCGGCGTCGTCTCCTCCAGTGGATCGGCCTGCGCGGCCGGCAGCGACGAAGCCTCGCACGTGCTCGTGGCCTGCGGCATCGCACCGGAAATCGCGCAGACGTCCGTGCGCTTCACGTTCGGCCGCACTCCCCTGCCGCGCGGCTCCGGTGGGCAGCTCGCCGCGCTCGTCGCATCCGCCGTCGCTGCTGTCACGCGCTCCTGA
- the nadB gene encoding L-aspartate oxidase, producing MKVLVVGAGIAGLTAALRADALGHDVEMLVKGRLREGSTAHAQGGIAGEYGPGDSAALHALDTMHAGDGHGDPVAIAALVDGAAATLDALIDAGVPFDRAADGSIARGLEAAHSLPRIAHAGGDATGRAISDALTARLQASGVHVREQAFAADLMTDDGRVHGIRLVDGTRIGADAVILATGGAGQLYPFTTNPAGTTGDGIAMALRAGAPVADLEFVQFHPTVLIDDAGAFLISEAVRGAGAVLVDAEGRRFMFDEHPDGELAPRDVVARAVARQALAQGSPVRLDATDVAGLAEHYPTIDAELRRRGYDWAAEPVPVSPAAHYLMGGIVTDTDGRTSLPGLWAVGETARTGVHGANRLASNSLLEGAVFGALAAEDLGAPPPAFAGHDTPLPRSGGDRVRPVNDGPGFSRAALQHVMWEQVGLLRDDAGLADAVRTLDTWDAPQPRTPAEQEDANLLVVARAVASAALARTDSLGAHFRLSSALEKPTLNQSALIGVR from the coding sequence ATGAAGGTTCTCGTCGTCGGCGCGGGCATCGCGGGACTCACCGCGGCCCTGCGCGCGGATGCTCTCGGCCATGACGTCGAGATGCTCGTGAAGGGCCGGCTCCGCGAGGGAAGCACCGCCCATGCGCAGGGCGGCATCGCCGGTGAGTACGGACCGGGCGACTCGGCCGCGCTGCACGCGCTGGACACCATGCACGCGGGCGACGGCCACGGCGATCCGGTGGCGATCGCCGCACTCGTCGACGGAGCCGCAGCGACGCTGGACGCGCTGATCGACGCCGGCGTGCCGTTCGATCGCGCCGCGGACGGATCGATCGCACGCGGTCTCGAGGCCGCGCACAGCCTGCCGCGCATCGCGCATGCGGGAGGGGATGCCACCGGCCGCGCGATCTCGGATGCTCTGACCGCTCGACTGCAGGCGAGCGGCGTGCACGTTCGCGAGCAGGCGTTCGCCGCGGACCTGATGACGGACGACGGTCGAGTGCATGGCATCCGTCTGGTCGACGGCACGCGGATCGGTGCGGATGCCGTGATCCTCGCCACCGGCGGGGCCGGTCAGCTCTATCCGTTCACGACCAATCCGGCCGGCACCACCGGCGACGGCATCGCGATGGCGCTGCGCGCCGGGGCGCCCGTCGCCGACCTGGAGTTCGTGCAGTTCCATCCGACGGTCCTCATCGATGACGCCGGCGCGTTCCTCATCTCGGAGGCGGTGCGCGGGGCGGGCGCCGTGCTGGTGGATGCCGAGGGCAGGCGGTTCATGTTCGACGAGCATCCGGACGGCGAGCTGGCTCCGCGGGACGTCGTCGCGCGTGCCGTGGCCCGCCAGGCGCTGGCCCAGGGGTCGCCCGTGCGGTTGGATGCGACGGATGTGGCGGGGCTCGCCGAGCACTACCCCACCATCGACGCCGAGCTGCGTCGTCGCGGGTACGACTGGGCGGCCGAGCCGGTGCCGGTCTCCCCCGCCGCGCACTATCTGATGGGCGGAATCGTGACCGACACCGACGGGCGCACCTCGCTGCCCGGCCTGTGGGCGGTCGGCGAGACCGCGCGCACCGGCGTGCACGGCGCGAACCGGCTGGCATCCAACTCGCTGCTGGAGGGCGCAGTCTTCGGCGCCCTCGCGGCCGAGGATCTCGGAGCGCCGCCTCCGGCCTTCGCAGGTCACGACACGCCGCTTCCCCGCTCAGGAGGCGACCGAGTGCGCCCCGTGAACGATGGCCCCGGCTTCTCCCGGGCAGCCTTGCAGCACGTGATGTGGGAGCAGGTGGGGCTGCTGCGCGATGACGCCGGGCTCGCCGATGCCGTCCGCACGCTCGACACCTGGGATGCGCCGCAGCCGCGCACCCCGGCCGAGCAGGAGGATGCGAACCTGCTCGTCGTGGCACGCGCCGTGGCATCCGCGGCTCTGGCCCGCACCGACTCGCTCGGTGCGCATTTCCGCCTCTCCTCCGCCTTGGAGAAGCCCACCCTGAACCAGTCCGCCCTGATCGGAGTCCGATGA
- a CDS encoding SDR family NAD(P)-dependent oxidoreductase: MNAYLDSLFSLHGRTAVVTGGSSGIGRGIASALARAGAATVIVARGRERIDATVRELTDAGCRAAGVIGDLSTRAGILAAAEAAVEPFGEPDILVNSAGINIRPSIPEITEQDWDLTLTVNTLAPFLLGQRYAPGMAERGFGRLIHISSQQAHRAFVSSGIYGVSKGAVESLMRSEAEAWGGTGVTSNTLVPGFVLTPLNARLQEDTAKIAELAARTMIGRNGLPDDFAGAAVFVAGAGSSYVTGHSLFVDGGLSVH; encoded by the coding sequence ATGAACGCCTATCTCGACTCCCTCTTCTCCCTGCACGGACGCACGGCCGTCGTCACCGGAGGCTCCTCCGGCATCGGCCGAGGAATCGCGAGCGCCCTCGCTCGGGCGGGCGCCGCGACCGTGATCGTCGCGCGGGGCCGGGAGCGGATCGACGCCACGGTGCGCGAGCTGACGGATGCCGGATGCCGGGCCGCCGGAGTGATCGGCGATCTGAGCACCCGCGCCGGCATCCTCGCCGCCGCCGAGGCCGCTGTCGAGCCGTTCGGGGAGCCGGACATCCTGGTGAACTCCGCCGGTATCAACATCCGCCCCTCGATCCCTGAGATCACCGAACAGGACTGGGACCTCACGCTCACAGTCAACACGCTCGCCCCGTTCCTGCTCGGCCAGCGCTACGCCCCCGGCATGGCGGAGCGCGGCTTCGGGCGTCTGATCCACATCAGCTCGCAGCAGGCGCACCGCGCCTTCGTCTCCAGCGGCATCTACGGCGTCTCCAAGGGCGCGGTCGAATCGCTCATGCGCTCCGAGGCCGAGGCATGGGGCGGAACCGGTGTGACGAGCAACACCCTCGTGCCCGGTTTCGTGCTCACTCCCCTGAACGCGCGCCTGCAGGAGGACACGGCCAAGATCGCCGAGCTCGCCGCGCGCACGATGATCGGCCGCAACGGCCTGCCCGACGACTTCGCCGGCGCGGCGGTCTTCGTCGCCGGAGCCGGATCGTCGTACGTGACCGGCCACTCACTGTTCGTCGACGGCGGCCTGTCCGTCCACTAG
- the nadC gene encoding carboxylating nicotinate-nucleotide diphosphorylase — translation MITPATLQRTVSAALEEDAPWGDITSIALLPTDAHATADLIAREAGVFSGGEVFASAFTITDPTVQVDLHVADGDRFEAGDALASVSGPARGMLTAERVALNFTQRMSGIATLTAAYTDAVAGTGVRIADTRKTTPGLREFERHAVVSGGGSNHRRSLSDAVMAKDNHLEVLRQGGQDLASALREGLARLPHTTHVVVEVDRLDQIPAVLDGGADTVLLDNFSLEDLRTAVGVLAGRATAEASGGVNLDTVRAIAETGVQVISVGALTHSARALDLGLDLRIV, via the coding sequence ATGATCACCCCGGCCACCCTGCAGCGCACCGTCAGCGCGGCTCTCGAGGAGGACGCCCCCTGGGGCGACATCACCAGCATTGCTCTGCTGCCGACCGACGCGCACGCCACCGCCGACCTCATCGCCCGTGAGGCGGGGGTGTTCAGCGGCGGGGAGGTCTTCGCGTCCGCGTTCACGATCACCGATCCCACCGTGCAGGTGGACCTGCACGTCGCCGACGGCGACCGGTTCGAAGCCGGCGATGCGCTCGCCTCGGTGTCGGGCCCGGCCCGCGGCATGCTCACCGCCGAGCGGGTCGCACTGAACTTCACGCAGCGGATGAGCGGGATCGCGACACTCACCGCCGCGTACACGGATGCCGTCGCGGGCACCGGCGTGCGCATCGCCGACACCCGCAAGACGACGCCGGGCCTGCGCGAATTCGAGAGACATGCGGTGGTCTCCGGCGGCGGCAGCAACCACCGCCGGTCGCTGTCGGATGCTGTGATGGCCAAGGACAATCACCTGGAGGTGCTGCGTCAGGGTGGGCAGGACCTGGCATCCGCTCTGCGCGAGGGGCTGGCACGCCTCCCGCATACGACGCATGTCGTGGTGGAGGTCGACCGGCTCGATCAGATCCCCGCGGTGCTGGACGGCGGCGCCGACACAGTGCTGCTGGACAACTTCTCGCTCGAAGATCTCCGAACGGCGGTCGGCGTGCTCGCCGGGCGGGCCACCGCCGAGGCATCCGGCGGCGTGAACCTCGACACCGTGCGCGCCATCGCCGAGACCGGCGTGCAGGTGATCTCGGTGGGTGCGCTCACCCACTCCGCCCGTGCACTGGACCTCGGGCTCGACCTGCGGATCGTCTAG
- the gcvH gene encoding glycine cleavage system protein GcvH, whose translation MTDLTTLKYSEEHEWVAVDGETATIGITDFAADALGDIVFVELPAVGTELTRGDVFGEAESTKSVSELYAPVAGTVTEINEAVVDDPALLNASPFEDAWLIKVAVADGAIDGLLDRDAYTAITKG comes from the coding sequence ATGACCGATCTCACCACCCTCAAGTACAGCGAAGAGCACGAATGGGTCGCCGTCGACGGCGAGACCGCGACGATCGGCATCACCGATTTCGCCGCTGACGCCCTTGGCGACATCGTCTTCGTCGAGCTTCCCGCAGTGGGCACCGAGCTCACGCGCGGAGACGTGTTCGGCGAGGCGGAGTCGACCAAGTCGGTCTCCGAGCTCTACGCGCCCGTCGCCGGCACCGTCACCGAGATCAATGAGGCGGTCGTCGACGACCCGGCACTTCTGAACGCCTCGCCGTTCGAGGACGCCTGGCTGATCAAGGTCGCCGTCGCCGATGGCGCGATCGACGGTCTGCTCGACCGCGACGCCTACACCGCGATCACGAAGGGCTGA
- a CDS encoding glycosyltransferase family 2 protein, with protein MNPLVTMIVPGRDIASFAPAAIASLQAQSEPRWRALLVDDGSVDDTRAVFADAAASDPRFEVLHHHEARGLGAARNIGLDRIDTPFVGFLDADDELAPRALSLWLDALNESGSDFVAGAYVRTRESTGGYRPGRVQPWVQRATSPRRLGVTLAEHPHATANIVAWSKLSRTHVWEHLRFPENVAYEDQIVAQRMYTEARAFDVIPEIVAHWRLRADGTSITQGKNRLPVLHDYLAALRGGIRVLHEAGMTAAVISRLDLILAMDLPPLRQIAQQHPDPAYQAALDAFEGELRALPEYAHVDPDPALAAALAW; from the coding sequence GTGAATCCGCTCGTCACCATGATCGTCCCCGGGCGCGACATCGCCTCGTTCGCGCCAGCGGCGATCGCCTCGCTGCAGGCGCAGAGCGAACCGCGTTGGCGTGCGCTGCTCGTCGACGACGGCTCGGTCGACGACACCAGGGCGGTGTTCGCGGATGCTGCGGCATCCGATCCCCGCTTCGAGGTGCTGCACCATCACGAGGCGCGCGGCCTCGGCGCCGCCCGCAACATCGGGCTCGACCGCATCGACACGCCCTTCGTCGGGTTCCTGGATGCCGATGACGAACTTGCTCCGCGCGCGCTCAGCCTCTGGCTCGATGCGCTGAACGAGTCCGGGAGCGACTTCGTCGCCGGCGCCTATGTGCGCACCCGCGAGTCCACCGGCGGCTACCGTCCCGGCCGGGTGCAGCCCTGGGTGCAGCGGGCGACCTCGCCGCGCCGCCTGGGCGTCACTCTCGCCGAGCACCCGCACGCGACGGCCAACATCGTCGCCTGGTCCAAGCTCAGCCGCACGCACGTCTGGGAGCACCTGCGCTTCCCCGAGAACGTCGCCTACGAGGACCAGATCGTGGCGCAGCGGATGTACACCGAGGCTCGTGCATTCGACGTCATCCCCGAGATCGTGGCACACTGGCGACTGCGCGCGGACGGCACCTCCATCACCCAGGGGAAGAATCGTCTGCCGGTGCTGCACGACTACCTCGCGGCACTGCGCGGCGGCATCCGCGTGCTTCACGAAGCCGGCATGACCGCCGCCGTCATCAGCCGTCTCGATCTGATCCTCGCCATGGACCTGCCTCCGCTGCGTCAGATCGCGCAGCAGCATCCCGACCCCGCCTACCAGGCGGCACTGGACGCCTTCGAGGGCGAACTGCGCGCCCTCCCCGAATACGCACACGTCGATCCCGATCCGGCCCTCGCGGCCGCCCTGGCCTGGTGA
- the gcvT gene encoding glycine cleavage system aminomethyltransferase GcvT: MTDPSTTRDSATQTSRYTPLRSRHEALGASFTDFGGWQMPVRYSSDLAEHHAVRDAAGVFDISHMAEFTVRGADAAAYLDYALAGRLSAMADGKAKYSLLLAEDGGIIDDVIVYRLQDDDFLIISNAGNRDAVREGLQARVTDFAVTVEDVSDDYALIAVQGPASEQILTEVAGISDVSVPWAEQKYYSWASATFAGKPLLLARTGYTGEDGFELLVAAADAEALWDAVLAAGEPHGLVPAGLAARDTLRLEAGMPLYGHELSRETKPAQAGLGRVVVADKERFVGKDAITPAADARVLVGLTAEGRRAGRAGYAVVSKDGSVLGEITSGALSPTLGHPIAMAFVDPSSAEEGTAVFLDVRGTKIPATVTALPFYRRKK, translated from the coding sequence ATGACCGATCCTTCGACGACGCGCGACAGCGCGACGCAGACCAGTAGATACACCCCGCTCCGCTCGCGCCATGAGGCGCTCGGGGCGTCCTTCACCGATTTCGGCGGCTGGCAGATGCCGGTGCGCTACTCCTCGGACCTCGCCGAGCACCACGCGGTCCGTGACGCCGCGGGCGTGTTCGACATCTCGCACATGGCCGAGTTCACCGTGCGGGGCGCGGATGCCGCGGCCTACCTCGACTACGCGCTCGCCGGCCGCCTCTCCGCGATGGCCGATGGCAAGGCGAAGTACTCGCTGCTGCTCGCCGAGGACGGCGGCATCATCGACGACGTCATCGTCTACCGCCTGCAGGACGACGACTTCCTGATCATCTCCAACGCGGGCAACCGGGATGCCGTGCGCGAGGGTCTGCAGGCCAGGGTGACCGACTTCGCCGTCACCGTCGAGGACGTCTCCGACGACTACGCGCTGATCGCCGTGCAGGGCCCCGCGTCCGAGCAGATCCTCACCGAGGTCGCCGGCATCAGCGATGTCAGCGTTCCCTGGGCGGAGCAGAAGTACTACTCCTGGGCGAGTGCGACCTTCGCCGGCAAGCCGCTGCTGCTGGCACGCACGGGCTACACCGGCGAGGACGGCTTCGAGCTGCTCGTCGCGGCAGCCGACGCCGAGGCGCTCTGGGATGCCGTGCTCGCCGCCGGCGAGCCGCACGGTCTCGTTCCCGCCGGCCTCGCCGCCCGCGACACGCTGCGCCTGGAGGCGGGCATGCCGCTCTACGGGCATGAGCTCTCCCGCGAGACCAAGCCTGCGCAGGCGGGACTGGGTCGCGTCGTCGTCGCCGACAAGGAGCGCTTCGTCGGCAAGGACGCCATCACTCCCGCCGCGGACGCCCGCGTGCTCGTCGGCCTCACCGCCGAGGGCCGCCGCGCCGGCCGCGCCGGTTACGCCGTGGTCTCCAAAGACGGCAGCGTCCTCGGAGAGATCACCAGCGGCGCCCTCAGCCCGACGCTCGGCCACCCCATCGCGATGGCCTTCGTCGATCCCTCTTCCGCCGAGGAGGGAACCGCAGTATTCCTTGATGTGCGTGGGACGAAGATCCCCGCGACCGTGACAGCCCTGCCTTTCTACCGGAGGAAGAAATGA
- a CDS encoding NUDIX domain-containing protein, producing MTGTTGENDAIRVAVSTVIFSLRTAPEGDRLMLPLVRRTREPHLGTWALPGGWLDPAEDLDAAASRTLAETTALKPSYLEQLYTFGEVDRAPVRAISIVYWALLRSDLVDAQRSASGAPENVEWFDVDAIPPLAFDHNRIAEYALDRLRNKVAYSRIAAGLLPDEFTLTELREVYEAVLGRRLDPSNFRRLLESSDELVPTESFRTGKHRPARLYRYAA from the coding sequence GTGACCGGAACCACAGGCGAGAACGACGCGATCCGCGTCGCCGTGTCGACCGTCATCTTCTCGCTGCGCACGGCCCCCGAGGGCGACCGCCTGATGCTGCCGCTGGTGCGCCGCACCAGGGAGCCGCACCTGGGCACCTGGGCGCTGCCGGGTGGCTGGCTGGATCCCGCCGAGGACCTGGATGCGGCGGCATCCCGCACCCTGGCGGAGACGACCGCACTGAAGCCGAGCTACCTCGAGCAGCTGTACACCTTCGGCGAGGTGGATCGTGCGCCCGTCCGGGCGATCTCCATCGTCTACTGGGCGCTGCTGCGGTCGGATCTCGTCGACGCGCAGCGGTCGGCCAGCGGCGCTCCCGAGAACGTCGAGTGGTTCGACGTCGACGCCATCCCGCCGCTGGCGTTCGATCACAACCGGATCGCCGAGTACGCGCTGGACCGGCTGCGCAACAAGGTCGCGTACAGCCGCATCGCCGCGGGTCTGCTGCCCGACGAGTTCACCCTGACCGAGCTGCGCGAGGTGTACGAGGCCGTGCTCGGCCGCCGCCTGGACCCGTCGAACTTCCGGCGTCTGCTGGAGAGCTCTGACGAGCTCGTGCCGACCGAGTCGTTCCGCACCGGCAAGCACCGCCCCGCGCGCCTGTACCGCTACGCCGCCTGA
- the nadA gene encoding quinolinate synthase NadA yields the protein MSTPLLSPEIDPSVDHALQAIISGSSTESTCTTDLAAGPWDFDTRPGYGPGSSMGDVIPTGAPRQGELPQQYRDADEDELHQRIRAAKQTLGDRVVVLGHFYQREEVVRHADYVGDSFQLANAALEHPEAEAIVFCGVHFMAETADLLSGPEQSVILPNLAAGCSMADMADIDQVEDCWEQLAEVYGPMDQPDAEGLVPVIPVTYMNSSAAIKGFVGRHGGIVCTSSNARTVLEWAFARGRRVLFFPDQHLGRNTAKAMGVPLEQMPMWNPRRPLGGSTAAQLDDSRVILWHGFCSVHRRFSVAQIDQARAEHPGVRVIVHPECPMEVVDAADEAGSTDYIRRAIADATEPTTFAIGTEINLVRRLAAQHPQHEIFCLDPVVCPCSTMYRIHPGYLAWVLEELVEGHVVNRISVAGDVADPARLALERMLAAKPR from the coding sequence ATGTCCACCCCTCTCCTCTCTCCTGAGATTGACCCCTCGGTCGACCACGCGCTGCAGGCGATCATCTCGGGCTCCTCCACCGAGTCCACCTGCACCACCGACCTCGCGGCCGGCCCCTGGGACTTCGACACCCGCCCGGGCTACGGGCCAGGCTCCTCGATGGGCGACGTCATCCCCACCGGCGCACCACGGCAGGGCGAGCTGCCTCAGCAGTACCGGGATGCCGATGAGGACGAGCTGCACCAGCGCATCCGCGCCGCCAAGCAGACCCTCGGCGACCGCGTCGTCGTGCTCGGCCACTTCTACCAGCGCGAGGAGGTCGTCCGGCACGCCGACTACGTGGGCGACTCGTTCCAGCTCGCGAACGCCGCTCTGGAGCATCCCGAGGCCGAGGCGATCGTGTTCTGCGGGGTGCACTTCATGGCCGAGACGGCCGATCTGCTCTCCGGTCCCGAGCAGTCCGTGATCCTCCCGAATCTCGCGGCGGGATGCTCGATGGCCGACATGGCCGACATCGACCAGGTGGAGGACTGCTGGGAGCAGCTCGCCGAGGTCTACGGTCCGATGGATCAGCCGGATGCCGAGGGCCTCGTGCCCGTCATCCCGGTCACCTACATGAACTCCTCCGCCGCGATCAAGGGCTTCGTGGGGCGGCACGGCGGGATCGTGTGCACCTCCTCGAACGCCCGCACCGTTCTGGAGTGGGCGTTCGCGCGCGGCAGGCGGGTGCTGTTCTTCCCCGACCAGCACCTGGGCCGCAACACCGCCAAGGCGATGGGCGTGCCGCTGGAGCAGATGCCGATGTGGAATCCCCGCCGGCCGCTCGGCGGTTCGACCGCCGCGCAGCTCGACGACAGCCGCGTGATCCTCTGGCACGGATTCTGCTCGGTGCACCGCCGATTCAGCGTCGCCCAGATCGACCAGGCCCGCGCCGAGCACCCCGGCGTGCGGGTGATCGTGCACCCGGAATGCCCGATGGAGGTCGTGGATGCCGCCGACGAGGCCGGCTCCACCGACTACATCCGCCGCGCGATCGCCGACGCGACCGAACCCACCACCTTCGCGATCGGCACGGAGATCAACCTGGTCCGGCGGCTGGCGGCGCAGCATCCGCAGCACGAGATCTTCTGCCTCGACCCGGTCGTCTGCCCGTGCTCGACCATGTACCGCATCCACCCCGGCTACCTCGCCTGGGTGCTCGAGGAACTGGTGGAGGGCCACGTCGTGAATCGGATCTCGGTCGCTGGCGACGTCGCGGATCCGGCGCGGCTGGCGCTGGAGCGAATGCTGGCGGCGAAGCCGCGATGA